TCTCTCCGACCTGCAGGCGGCCGCGAGCGACCGGATCGCGGAGGTCACGGGCGCCGAAGCCGGCTACGTCGCCAACGGTGCGGCCGGGGCGCTCGTGCTCGGCACCGCGGCTTGCATCGCCGGGACCGACCCCGGAACGATGGCCCGCCTCCCGGACACCGACGGCGTCGCCGACGAGATCGTAATGGCCCGCACGCACCGAACCGGCTACGACCACGCGCTGCGGACGGCCGGCGCGACGATCGTCGACGTGGGCACCAACGACGCGACGCTGGGCACCGGCGCCCGCAACGTCGAGCCCTGGGAGTACGCCGACGCTATCGGCGAGGACACCGCCGCCGTCGCCCACGTCTACAAGTCCTACGAGGGGCCGCCGCTCGCCGAGGTCTGTGACGTCGCTCACGACCACGGTGTCCCTGTGATCGTCGACGCCGCGGCCGAACTGCCCCCGAAGTCGAACCTCTCGTGGTTCACCGAGCAGGGCGCCGACCTGGTGGCGTTCAGCGGCGGCAAAGGGATCCGCGGACCCCAGACGACGGGTATCCTCGCCGGCCGGGCGGACCTGATCGAGTCCGTCGCCGCACAGCACCTCGACACTCACGCGACCGCCTCGGTCTGGGACCCCCCCGGGCGACTGCTGGACGCCGACCGGTTCGACGGCGTGCCCCGACAGGGCGTCGGCCGGCCGCTCAAGGTCGGCAAAGAGGAACTCGTCGGCCTGCTGGCCGCGCTCGACGCCTTCCTCGACGAGGACCACGAGGCCACGCTGGCCGAGTGGCGCGACCGGGCCGAGTCGGTCGCCGGGGACCTCGACGCCGTCGACGGCCTCTCGACGACGATCGAGGACGGTGCGAAGTCGGTCGCGCCGACGGTCGCGGTCACCGTGGCGGCCGAGCGGGCGGGCGCTTCGGCCGCCGACCTCGTCCTCGCGCTCAGACGGGAGGAGCCGCGAGTGTTCGTCGGCGCCGACGGCGTCGACGACGGGACCTTCGCGGTGAGTCCCATGTGTCTCACCGACGACGAAGCGGAGTACGTCGTCGAGCGGGTGCGGGCGAATCTGGCGGACGAATCCGGGGACTGACCGGGCGCCGCGGCGGGGCCGGAAGCGAGGGTCCGCCGACCCATCGCTCCCGGTTCGGCGGACCCCGAAACCGACAGTGTTTCACACCACCGAGCCTTGGCGAGGGATAGATGAGCAAAGACGTCATCGAGGTCCGCGGGGCAGAGGAACACAACCTCAAGGACGTCGACGTAACGATCCCACGGGAGGAACTGACGGTCGTCACGGGGCTGTCGGGGTCGGGGAAGTCCTCGCTCGCGTTCGACACCGTCTACGCCGAAGGGCAACGGCGATACATCGAGTCGCTGTCGGCCTACGCGCGCAACTTCCTCGGGCAGATGGACAAGCCGAAAGTCGAGAACGTCGAGGGGCTCTCGCCCGCGATCTCCATCGACCAGAAGAACGCCGCCAACAACCCCCGCTCGACGGTCGGCACCGTCACCGAACTCCACGACTACTTGCGCCTGCTGTACGCCCGCGTCGGCACGCCCCACTGTCCCGAGTGCGGCCGCGAGGTCGGCGAGCAGTCCGCCCAGCACATGGTCGACCGCGTGCTCGAACTCCCCGAAGGCACCCGTGCGAAGGTGCTCGCGCCGGTCGTCCGCGACCAGAAGGGCGCCTTCGAGGATCTCTTCGACGAACTGGTCGCCGAGGGGTACGCCCGCGTCGAGGTCGACGGCGAGCAACACGACCTCTCGCTCGACCGCCCGGAGCTGGACGAGAACTACGACCACACCATCGACGTGGTCGTCGACCGGATCGAAGTGAGTCCCGAGGCTCGCTCCCGGATCACGGACTCCGTCGAGACGGCGCTGGAGGAGAGCGACGGCGTCATCAAAGTCGCCGTCCCGGACCCGCCGGCGGACGTGGAACTGGGCGGTTCGACCACCCGGTCGGTGGGCGACCTCGGCGCCGACGACGGAGAGGACGGCGACGATGACGGCGACGACACCGACGACCGCCTCGTCGTCGAGTTCTCAGAGGATCTGGCGTGCACCCACTGCGACGTCGACATCAGCGAGATCGAGACCCGCTCCTTTTCGTTCAACAGCCCCTACGGCGCCTGCCCCGAGTGCGAGGGCCTCGGCGAGACCAAGGAGGTCAGCGAGGACCTGGTGATCACCGACACCTCGAAGCCCCTGAAGCACGTCTTCGAGCCCTGGAGCTACGACCGCACCTACTACTCCCGGCAACTGGACAACGTCGCCGAGCACTTCGGCGTCTCCCTGTCGACACCGTTCGAGGAACTGGACGAGTCTATCCGACGGCAGTTCCTCTACGGGACGGACTCGCTGGTCCACTTCGAGTGGCGCACCAAGAACGGCACCCGCGAGAAGACCGAGCGCTTCGAGGGCGTCATCCCCAACCTCGAACGCCGCCACGTCGAGACCGACTCCGATCGGGCTCGCGAGCACATCGAGGAGTACATGGCGACCACCAGGTGTCCCGCCTGCGAGGGCACCCGCCTGAAGGCCGAATCGCGGGCCGTCCTCGTCGACGGCACCGCCATCACCGAGGTCAACCGGCTGTCGATCGGCGACGCGCTGGAACACTTCGAGAACCTCGAGAAGAATCTCGGTGCGCGGGACACCAAGATCGCCGAGGAGATCCTCAAAGAGATCCGCGCACGGCTCGGGTTCATGTGCGAGGTCGGCCTCGACTACCTGACCCTCGACCGCGAGGCCGCCACGCTCTCGGGCGGCGAGAGCCAGCGCATCCGCCTCGCGACGCAGATCGGCAGCGGCCTCGTCGGCGTGCTGTACGTCCTCGACGAGCCCTCGATCGGCCTGCACCAGCGCGACAACGACCGGCTGCTCAACACCCTCGAAGAGCTTCGGGATCTGGGCAACACCCTGCTCGTCGTCGAGCACGACACGGAGACGATGCGCCGGGCGGACACCATCGTCGACATGGGGCCCGGTCCCGGCAAGCGCGGCGGCGAGGTCGTCGTCAACGGCGACTTCGACGAGGTGCTCGACACCGACGAGTCCACCACCGGCGACTACCTCTCCGGCGAGAAAGCGATCCCCGTTCCCGGTGAACGGCGCGACCCCGACGGCCACCTCACCATCGAGGGCGCCCGCCAGCACAATCTGAAGGACCTGGACGTGGACCTCCCGGTCGGCGCGTTCACCGCCATCACGGGCGTGTCGGGCTCGGGCAAGTCCACGCTGATGCACGACGTGCTCTACAAGGCGCTCGCCCGCGAGATGCACGGCAACTCCGACGTGAACCCCGGCGAACACGACGGCCTGTCGGGGCTGGACGCCATCGAAACCGTGCGGCTGATCGACCAGTCGCCGATCGGGCGGACCCCGCGCTCGAACCCCGCGACCTACACGAACGTCTTCGACCACATCCGCGAGCTGTTCGCCGAGACGAACCTCGCCAAGCAGCGCGGGTACGAGAAGGGCCGGTTCTCGTTCAACGTCAAGGGCGGCCGCTGCGAGGAGTGTGGTGGCCAGGGCACCGTGACCATCGAGATGAACTTCCTCTCGGACGTGCAGGTGCCCTGCGAGGAGTGTGGTGGCGCCCGCTACAACCGCGAGACCCTCGACGTGACCTACAAGGACGCCACCATCGCGGACGTGCTCGACATGAGCATCGAGGAAGCCTACGATTTCTTCGAAGGCCACAGCCAGATCCGCCGGCGGCTGAAACTGCTGAAAGACGTCGGCCTCGACTACATGCAGCTGGGCCAGCCCTCGACGACGCTCTCGGGCGGGGAGGCCCAGCGCGTCAAGCTCGCAGAGGAACTCGGCAAGAAGGACTCGGGCGAGACGCTGTACCTGCTCGACGAGCCGACGACGGGGCTACACCCCCACGACGAGCGCAAGCTCATCGACGTGCTCCACCGCCTGACCGACGACGGCAACACGGTGGTCGTCATCGAGCACGAACTCGATCTGGTGAAAAACGCCGACCACATCGTCGACCTCGGGCCCGAGGGCGGCGAGGCCGGCGGCCAGCTCGTCGCCGAGGGCACCCCGGAAGACGTGGCCCGCACGGAGGAGTCCTACACCGGGAAGTACCTCCGCGATCTGCTCCCCGACGTGGATCTGGAGGGACCGCGTGGCGACCGCGTCGTCACCGCCGACGCCGACGGCGAGGCCGAGCAGGCGCCCCGCGCCGACGACGACTGACCCCGTCTCGCCGTCTCCCTGAAATCGATTTCAGCGAGCCGTTAAGGACGGCGCTCCCCTCTAGTCAGCTATGACCGACACCACCGCCTACGCCGCGCTCGACGACCGCGTGCTGGTCGTCCACGGCGCCTCGGCCGCGGACGCCGACTACACCGCCGACGAACGGCTCGTCGGTCGCGACCTCCAGTGCGTCGCCGCGAGCCCCGAGCGGCCGGACCGAGCGTTCGTCGGCACCGTCGAGTCGGGAGTCCACCGAACCGCCGACGGTGGCGATACGTGGGACCGGGTCGCACCCGATATCGACGACCACGTCACCGCGCTGGCCGTCAGCCCGCACGACGCCGACGTGGTGTGGGCGGGCACCGAGCCCTCTGCCGTCTACCGCTCGACGGACGGCGGCGACTCGTGGACGGCCCTGCCGCCGCTGACCGATCTGCCCTCGGAGTCGGAGTGGTCGTTCCCGCCGCGGCCCCACACCCACCACGTCCGCTGGTTGGAGCCCGACTCCCACGACCCCGAGCGCCTGTACGTGGCTATCGAGGCCGGCGCGCTCGTACGGACGGCGGACGCGCTCACGGCGACAGCCGCCGACGGCACGGACGGGGCCGAGACCTGGGAGGACCGCCCCGAAGGCGCCCGCTACGACAACCACACGCTCGCGACGCATTCCGACGCCGAGGGGCGCGTCTACACCGCCGCCGGCGACGGCTACGCCCAGTCCGAGGACGGTGGCGACACGTGGTCCTACCCGCAGGAGGGACTGGGCCACCGCTACGTCTGGGGGCTGGCCGTCCCGCGGGCCGACCCCGACACCGTCGTCGTCTCCGCAGCCAGCGGGGCACGGAGCGCACACAGCGTTTCGTCCGCCGAGGCGTACGTCTACCGCACCACGAACGCCGGTCGGGACGAACCCACGGAGTGGCACCGCGCGATGGAAGGACTCCCCGAGCCAGCGGGTACCGTTCGGCCGCTGCTGGCCGCGGCCGGCGGGTCGGTCCTGTTCGCGCTCAACAACCGCGGACTGTACCGCTCGGCCGACGCCGGTGGCTCCTGGGGGCGGGTCCCCCTGCGGTGGCCCGACGGCTACGAGGACCAGACGCCGCGCGGACTGGCCGTGGTCTGAACGCGGGGACCGCTCGTCACACCGCGTCGACGGTAGCTCACAGCGCCGCGCCGACCCCGTAGACGACCATCGTCGTCACGACCGCAGCGGCCGCCGCGACGGCGACCACCTGGAACGCCTTGATCCGGTCCTGTTTCACCGCTTCGTCCTCGGCGACCGAACCGGCGCCGCCGCCCGACCCCGACAGATCGTAGCGCGCCAGCGCCCCGAACCCCGCACAGAAGCCCATCCGGTCCTGCACGATACCCATGAACCCGCCGAACAACAGCGGGAACGACCCCAGCAGCAGTCCGGGGGGTCGGCCGGTCCCGAGGACGACGCCGACGTACGCCGCCGCCGCGAGGAAGGAGGCAGCACCCAGCGTCCGCCGCTTGCGCCGTTCGTCGCGCCCGATGTTGCAGACGCCCGGCTGATACTCGCTCATACCCGTGTCTCTGGACCGGTTCGATATAAGCCCACCAGCAAACAGCGTCGGTACGTCGACCGGTGGGACCACGCGACGCCGCGACCCGTCGCGGTCACCGAGTCCGGGCGCTCACGCCCGTTCGACGGTGAACCCCTCGAAGGTGCTTCGGAACCCGTCGCCCGTCGGTGCGGCGGCCATCGGGCCGACCCGGAGCCGCTCGGCCTCGCTCAGGGTCGCCTGACGGATCATCGCGTAGTCGTCGCCGTCGCGGGAGAACGATACTTCGACGGTCGGTCCGGCGCGCTCGACCCGGATCCACACCGAGTCGGGGTCGTCGTCCAGCCGCGACTTCGACCAGTCGGAGACCTCTCTCGTCACGACGGCGCCGACCTGCTGGACGCCGTCGACGTACTCGACGCCGCACTTCAGCCAGGTCTCGGCGTCTTCGCGGACCATGAGTCCCGCCTGGTCGTACAGCGTGTCGTACTCGCCGGCGACTTCGACCGTCGCGGTGAAGTCCCCGGCGACTTCGCGGTGGAGGAAGTGCCCGTCGTCAGCGACGAAGCCGTGTTTCGTCGTCCGCCAGAAGTCCGTTTCGCCGGCCGCGTCGACGGTCAGTCGATCACCCGAGCGGTCCCACGACGGCGGTTCGTTGCGCCACTTCATGCCGTCGGTACGCGGAGGTCGCGAATAAACCCACGCGTGGGGGAGAACGGGGCCGCGACCGGACCCGACGGCGGCCGTCAGGAGGGTGACCGCGCCGCCGGCCGGACTGAAAGATATTTTATCGCGACACGCCACAGGGCGAGTATGTACGATTTCGTCGTCGTGGGCTGTGGTCCAGCCGGCTCGCGGTTCGCCCGCCGCGCCGCCGAGCGGGGCTACGACGTGCTCGCCTTCGAGCAGGGCGACGTCGGCGAGCCCCTGGCCTGTTCGGGCCACGTCTCCACCGACGTCTGGGAGTTCACGCCCGAGGGCGCCCGCGACCGCCTCCTGCAGAACGTCGTCTACGGCGCCCGTTTCCACCTCGGTTCGCCCCGCGGTGACCCGCCGGGCGACCCTCGTCCGAACGGCCGCGCGCACCCCGGCCGCGACGGCACTGCTGCCGGCCGGAGCGCCCCCTCGGACGACCGCGACGGCGAGTTCCCGGCCACCGCCTACCCATTCTACAAGGACGAGCAGGTGTCGAACGTCATCGACCGCGTCGGGCTGGACCGCGAGCTCGCCGACGCAGCCCGCGAGGCGGGCGTCGACCTCCGGGAGGGCCACACCGTCGTCGGCGTCTCCGAGTCCCGCGACCGCGTCGAAGTCGAGGTTCGGGGACCCGACGGCGTCGAGACCCACGAGGCGCGGATGGTCGCCGGCTGCGACGGCCCGAAATCGCGCGTCCGACGCGAACTCGACATGGCAGAGCCCGACGAACTGCTCCACGGCGTCCTCGGCTTCTCCGACGAGGACGACGCCACCGACTTCGTGGACGTCCACCTCACCGTCCCGAACTTCTTCGCCTGGCGCATCCCCCGTGGGGAGGCCGGCGTCGAGTACGGTCTCGCGACGCCGCCGAGCGCGGACGTGCGCAAGCGCTTCGACCGCTTCACGGCGGACTGCGGCGTCGAGACCGACCGCCGCTGCTCGGGCCTGATCCCCGTCGGTCCGCCCGACTCGGTGACGAGTCGCCGGGCGTTCCTGGTCGGTGACGCCGCCGCCCAGACCAAGCCCTTTACCGGCGGCGGCATCCGCTACGGCATGACCGCCGCCGACCACGCCGCCCGCGAGATCGACCCTCGCCACCCGTCGACGCTGGCCGACTACGAGCGGGCGTGGCGCGACGACCTCGAACGGGAGATCGAACTCGGCCACTGGGTCCGGCGGGCGTACTCGCTGCCCGACCCCGTCCAGCGAGTCGGCCTCCGGGCGTTCGCCGGCGAGATCGGCGTCCACATGGACCGGCCGACGACCGTCTTCTCCCTCGACCAGCTGAAATCGCTGCTGCGCGGGTGAGCGCCGGGTCGACCGACGTACGGAACGCCGACGGCCGGGTGAGAATCGTCGCAACGCTGATTTGAGCGGCTTCCTAACGGTCGGTATGGAACTCGACTTGCCGAAGACGGCCGCGGCGTTCGTCGTCCTGATCGCAGTCGGCATCGGCGGCCTGATCGGTGCGCCGATCCCGATGGGGACCTCGACGATCCTGATGATGGTCGCACCGTCGATGATCGTGTTCGGACTGATCTGCCTGGCGATCGGCGTCGCGCACGGGCAGTACCGCGCCGGCGCGATGCGGTGAACGGGGCTCGGTGACGTCCGCGGTCCAGCAGTCGTCGGCCGCGTCGGACGCACCACGTACCCCCGCTCCGCAAGACGTAACCCGACACCGGCCCCAACTCGGGGCAATGACGGTCATCGAGTCGGTCCACGCGGACCACGGCGCGACGTTCGAAGAGCGCGGCGACCGCCGGGTGGTGACCCACTACGGTCGCCCCGAGCGGACCCACGCCGCCGTCCGCAACGTCGTCGGCGTCACCGAACGCGGCTACGGCGTCCTCACCGTCGAGGGCGACGACCGCGTCGACTTCGTCGACAACGCCGTCTCCAACCGCGTCCCAACCGCAGACGGCGAGGGCTGTTACGCCCTCTTGCTGGACCCTCAGGGAGGCATCGAGACGGACATGTACGTCTACAACGCCGCCGCCGGCGACCGCCTGCTCGTCTTCCTCCCGCCGACCGAACACGAGCGCGTCGCCGAGGACTGGCGCTCGAAGACGTTCATCCAGGACGTGGCGATCACGGACGCCAGCGACGACTTCGGCGTCTTCGGTGTCTACGGCCCGCAGGCCACCGAGAAGGTCGCGAGCGTTCTCAACAAGGCCCCCTCGCCCGACCGCCCCCTCTCGTTCGTCCGCGGGTCGATGGCCGACGCCGGCGTCACGGTGATCCGCGACGACGGCCTGGCCGGCGAGGAAGGGTACGAGGTGGTCTGCGCCGCGAGCGAGGCCGCCGACGTGTTCGATACCCTCGAAAACCGCGGCCAGGCCGCCGCCCCGTTCGGCTACCGCACCTGGGAGACGCTGACGCTGGAGGCCGGGACGCCGCTGTTCGAGACCGAGCTGTCGGGTCGGGTCCCCAACGTCTGTGGCGTCCGCAACGCGCTTGACTTCGAGAAGGGCTGTTACGTCGGCCAGGAGGTCGTCTCCCGCGTCGAGAACCGCGGCCGACCGAGCCAGCGACTGGTCGGTCTGGTCGTCGAGCCCGAACCGGGCGACGGGGACGGTACCGGAGACGCCGAGAGTGCCGTCCCCGACGCGGGCGCGGCGGTGTTCGACGGCGACGCCGCCGTCGGCGAGGTGACCCGCGCCGCCGCGAGCCCGACCCGCGACGAATCGGTCGCGCTGGCTGCGGTCGACAGCGACCAGACTGCAGTCGGAGCGTCACTCGCGGTCCGCGTCGACGGCGACGAACGCCCCGCCGCCCGCGTCGCGCTCCCGTTCGTCGAGGGCAGCGACGAGTCGGCGCGCCGGCCGCGGTACCCGGACGCCCCCTAACGGGCCGCCGGCTCGCCAACGCCCTCAACCGACCGAACGACCCCGGCCCGGCTGTTCTCGCCGTTGATATTGGCACGAAACGCTCAATATTCGTGGGTCGGAAGTGAGTGGTAACGCCGCCCATGTCGGAATCAATCATCGCGGACTTCGTCGCCACCTTCAACTCGGAGGCCTCGGCTCGCGCCGAGCCGGTGAAAGGGCGGATCCTCCTCAGCGAGAAGCGGCTCGTCCTCGCCGCCGACGAGGGGAAGGTGACTATCCCGCTGTCGGCCATCTTCGACGTCGCCGTCGGGCAGGTCCCCGACGACCTTGGCGATTTCTTCAACTCCACGGTCACGGTGGCCTTCGAGAAGGGCGGCAACCGCATGGTCGCCGCCGTCGAGGCCGACGACGACAAGATCGAGAAGTTCACCACCGTCCTCTTCAAGGCCGTCCTCAACGGCACCGACGTGACCGTCAAACACCCTGCCCGCGTCGGCGGCCGCGTTACCGGCGAATCGTTCGCGCCCGCGAAACTGTTCCTCAAGCCGGGGACCGTCCGCTTCCGCCGGTCCGACGACGCCGTCGACGTCGACCTCTCGACGGTCAGTAACTTCGAGCGGACCTCCCGCGAG
This DNA window, taken from Halosimplex litoreum, encodes the following:
- a CDS encoding WD40/YVTN/BNR-like repeat-containing protein; this encodes MTDTTAYAALDDRVLVVHGASAADADYTADERLVGRDLQCVAASPERPDRAFVGTVESGVHRTADGGDTWDRVAPDIDDHVTALAVSPHDADVVWAGTEPSAVYRSTDGGDSWTALPPLTDLPSESEWSFPPRPHTHHVRWLEPDSHDPERLYVAIEAGALVRTADALTATAADGTDGAETWEDRPEGARYDNHTLATHSDAEGRVYTAAGDGYAQSEDGGDTWSYPQEGLGHRYVWGLAVPRADPDTVVVSAASGARSAHSVSSAEAYVYRTTNAGRDEPTEWHRAMEGLPEPAGTVRPLLAAAGGSVLFALNNRGLYRSADAGGSWGRVPLRWPDGYEDQTPRGLAVV
- a CDS encoding FAD-dependent monooxygenase, coding for MYDFVVVGCGPAGSRFARRAAERGYDVLAFEQGDVGEPLACSGHVSTDVWEFTPEGARDRLLQNVVYGARFHLGSPRGDPPGDPRPNGRAHPGRDGTAAGRSAPSDDRDGEFPATAYPFYKDEQVSNVIDRVGLDRELADAAREAGVDLREGHTVVGVSESRDRVEVEVRGPDGVETHEARMVAGCDGPKSRVRRELDMAEPDELLHGVLGFSDEDDATDFVDVHLTVPNFFAWRIPRGEAGVEYGLATPPSADVRKRFDRFTADCGVETDRRCSGLIPVGPPDSVTSRRAFLVGDAAAQTKPFTGGGIRYGMTAADHAAREIDPRHPSTLADYERAWRDDLEREIELGHWVRRAYSLPDPVQRVGLRAFAGEIGVHMDRPTTVFSLDQLKSLLRG
- a CDS encoding CheF family chemotaxis protein, with the protein product MSESIIADFVATFNSEASARAEPVKGRILLSEKRLVLAADEGKVTIPLSAIFDVAVGQVPDDLGDFFNSTVTVAFEKGGNRMVAAVEADDDKIEKFTTVLFKAVLNGTDVTVKHPARVGGRVTGESFAPAKLFLKPGTVRFRRSDDAVDVDLSTVSNFERTSREINGADRAVLAVRHLNEGQAALSLAAMDSPRKMSILGRYLRLEYSDLMADLEDVTLSEEQVELLVAVYSTGPGVSLANVLDAESSQLTMVLNDLRSDELVVDGEDGPTLTPKGRVVVSNHLEDVNA
- a CDS encoding DUF1349 domain-containing protein produces the protein MKWRNEPPSWDRSGDRLTVDAAGETDFWRTTKHGFVADDGHFLHREVAGDFTATVEVAGEYDTLYDQAGLMVREDAETWLKCGVEYVDGVQQVGAVVTREVSDWSKSRLDDDPDSVWIRVERAGPTVEVSFSRDGDDYAMIRQATLSEAERLRVGPMAAAPTGDGFRSTFEGFTVERA
- a CDS encoding DUF7333 family protein; the encoded protein is MELDLPKTAAAFVVLIAVGIGGLIGAPIPMGTSTILMMVAPSMIVFGLICLAIGVAHGQYRAGAMR
- the ygfZ gene encoding CAF17-like 4Fe-4S cluster assembly/insertion protein YgfZ; protein product: MTVIESVHADHGATFEERGDRRVVTHYGRPERTHAAVRNVVGVTERGYGVLTVEGDDRVDFVDNAVSNRVPTADGEGCYALLLDPQGGIETDMYVYNAAAGDRLLVFLPPTEHERVAEDWRSKTFIQDVAITDASDDFGVFGVYGPQATEKVASVLNKAPSPDRPLSFVRGSMADAGVTVIRDDGLAGEEGYEVVCAASEAADVFDTLENRGQAAAPFGYRTWETLTLEAGTPLFETELSGRVPNVCGVRNALDFEKGCYVGQEVVSRVENRGRPSQRLVGLVVEPEPGDGDGTGDAESAVPDAGAAVFDGDAAVGEVTRAAASPTRDESVALAAVDSDQTAVGASLAVRVDGDERPAARVALPFVEGSDESARRPRYPDAP
- a CDS encoding aminotransferase class V-fold PLP-dependent enzyme, translated to MTDGSVYEELGVPTVVNAAGTKTRIGGSRIRPEARAAMDRAAEQFVRLSDLQAAASDRIAEVTGAEAGYVANGAAGALVLGTAACIAGTDPGTMARLPDTDGVADEIVMARTHRTGYDHALRTAGATIVDVGTNDATLGTGARNVEPWEYADAIGEDTAAVAHVYKSYEGPPLAEVCDVAHDHGVPVIVDAAAELPPKSNLSWFTEQGADLVAFSGGKGIRGPQTTGILAGRADLIESVAAQHLDTHATASVWDPPGRLLDADRFDGVPRQGVGRPLKVGKEELVGLLAALDAFLDEDHEATLAEWRDRAESVAGDLDAVDGLSTTIEDGAKSVAPTVAVTVAAERAGASAADLVLALRREEPRVFVGADGVDDGTFAVSPMCLTDDEAEYVVERVRANLADESGD
- the uvrA gene encoding excinuclease ABC subunit UvrA, producing the protein MSKDVIEVRGAEEHNLKDVDVTIPREELTVVTGLSGSGKSSLAFDTVYAEGQRRYIESLSAYARNFLGQMDKPKVENVEGLSPAISIDQKNAANNPRSTVGTVTELHDYLRLLYARVGTPHCPECGREVGEQSAQHMVDRVLELPEGTRAKVLAPVVRDQKGAFEDLFDELVAEGYARVEVDGEQHDLSLDRPELDENYDHTIDVVVDRIEVSPEARSRITDSVETALEESDGVIKVAVPDPPADVELGGSTTRSVGDLGADDGEDGDDDGDDTDDRLVVEFSEDLACTHCDVDISEIETRSFSFNSPYGACPECEGLGETKEVSEDLVITDTSKPLKHVFEPWSYDRTYYSRQLDNVAEHFGVSLSTPFEELDESIRRQFLYGTDSLVHFEWRTKNGTREKTERFEGVIPNLERRHVETDSDRAREHIEEYMATTRCPACEGTRLKAESRAVLVDGTAITEVNRLSIGDALEHFENLEKNLGARDTKIAEEILKEIRARLGFMCEVGLDYLTLDREAATLSGGESQRIRLATQIGSGLVGVLYVLDEPSIGLHQRDNDRLLNTLEELRDLGNTLLVVEHDTETMRRADTIVDMGPGPGKRGGEVVVNGDFDEVLDTDESTTGDYLSGEKAIPVPGERRDPDGHLTIEGARQHNLKDLDVDLPVGAFTAITGVSGSGKSTLMHDVLYKALAREMHGNSDVNPGEHDGLSGLDAIETVRLIDQSPIGRTPRSNPATYTNVFDHIRELFAETNLAKQRGYEKGRFSFNVKGGRCEECGGQGTVTIEMNFLSDVQVPCEECGGARYNRETLDVTYKDATIADVLDMSIEEAYDFFEGHSQIRRRLKLLKDVGLDYMQLGQPSTTLSGGEAQRVKLAEELGKKDSGETLYLLDEPTTGLHPHDERKLIDVLHRLTDDGNTVVVIEHELDLVKNADHIVDLGPEGGEAGGQLVAEGTPEDVARTEESYTGKYLRDLLPDVDLEGPRGDRVVTADADGEAEQAPRADDD